Sequence from the Panicum virgatum strain AP13 chromosome 5N, P.virgatum_v5, whole genome shotgun sequence genome:
aataagaataattatatgcatgaTATTATTAATTTAAAGCTTagcaaatcaaattgttattataggtagatcgtatttgaattgttttaaccaacaataagacataatttatgataatgaatatgatgatgtatggtaaaaaaattagtataatctttaagtaaggatataaCGAGAtgcgaatttttgaattttcaatactagccgcgcaaatacgTCTAGTTTTGTAAATACACTCTGATCATCAGCTGCGTACGGAGTACGTACAATGACAGTGCCTGGTGGAATCTGCAGCTAACTTAATAGGTGTTATCAGCACTGCATACGAGCGACCGACGATTCCTATGTACACTTGAACAAGTGCTTAAAATACGGTTGCGACTGAAAGATGATAAAACGCGAACAGCACCCTTTCTCAACGGAAAATGTAAAGAACCGAGAGCATGCATCATTGAGAGCAAGCGACGACGCACCCTATGTCACTAGTCTTTTTTGAAAAGTAATATGTCACTAGACTGACTAGGCAACAAGGGAGGAGCAACGTATTCTATTCCAGCCGGGACGTAGACCATGTAACTGACGAACAGATGATGATGGAGGCGTAAACGCCTCTGACTGATTAGTACCAGGCTACCAGCACACTATTTGCTCTTGAGAGGTGTATATGGATTGGACGACTTGAAATTATGTGCCGCCTTCGTCCGAAATTTTCATTTTAACTTttctaaatatatatattttactcCTCGTAAAAAATACATATATTTTACTATATAGTATACATCCAGATTTATAGTAAAAATTATGCATGTTAAATATTAAAATGAATCATTTGGAATAGAGGGAGTAGATGCTCTTTCCCAGCATGAGCTAATCGATCGCCTGCACACGCCAAACCATTCAAAAATCCCTATAACAATAGCCCAAGAGATTAATCCGACGAGGCTGTTAGCACGGCAACAAAGAACTCGTGATGTTAACGCGTCCATTTGAATACGGAAAGACGTTGCATGTTCATTGAACCCGCCCAGCAGCATTGTTCTGTAATATCTCGTCAATAAGTGCTCTGCCAGCCATCTAATCTAACCGGTCAATTACCGGGTCGATTAGCTAGCCTTTTCACAGCTATTGCtatctttttaaaaaaagagaaagccaGAAGGttgatagtttttttttctagtgCATGCAGGACACTTGTTCTTCCTCGTCCCGGAGGAGGGGACACCTGTTGCAGAACACTCCAATTGAGCTCCTAGTACACAACAGATGTCAAGAAACCATACGTGCTGACTGATACAATTCGCTGTAAAAAAATTATGCTGAAACTATCCAGAATCATCAGTATTTTTAAAATGTATAAATCTTTTGTGTTTTCTTGATGTGCCTCACCACTGTTCACCAGGCAGTAGAACAAATCTCTAGCTGCCGCTTTATCTGATATCTGCCTCTGACAGCCACAAAAACCTGGCCTCAGAGAATATCCAAAACAGTACTGGCAAAGGAGGCCGAGGAGTACCGGCCCAGGTGCATGCATCCAGCCCCCTCCTGGTGTCCTATATAAACCGCCCAAGCTTGTTCGGTGCTCAGCAAGGCAGTACTGCCCAAACCACCTCTTTGGCAGTATCGCGCAACGCTCACGCACGCACACTGCCTATCTGCTCGcctgccaccgccaccgcttCATCAGCAGCAGTGGAAGCGAGCGGCCGGTGGTGCAAGAGCGGCGAGCACGTACTCGGCCACCAGTCCAGTCCAGTCCATGGCTCAGATGATCTCCACCATGCCCATGGTGGACGCCGCGCCAGCGGTGTCCGCCATTATGCCCAAGTTGGGGCAGGCCGCCTGCCTGGACGCGCCGGCCTCGGGCATCACCGTCGTGTCGAGGCAGCACGTGCGCCCGGACGCCGCGTGGGCGACCGGCGACCTCACGCTCTCCGTCTCCGACCTGCCCATGCTGTCGTGCCACTACATCCAGAAGGGGCTCTTCTTCCCGGCCCCCGACCTGCCCATGTCCTCGCTCGTCTCGCTGCTCGCGTCGTCGCTGGCGCGGGCGCTGGCCGCCGTCCcggccctcgccggccgcctcgtCACGCTGCCCGACGACCGCATCGTCATCCGCTGCAACGACGCGGGCGTCGACTTCCTCCACGCCGTCGCGCCCGGCCTGTCGCTCGACGACTTTCTCGTCACGGACGCCGACGTGCCCACCAAGCTGACAAAGGACCTGTTCCCCATGGATCGGACCGTGAGCTACGAAGGGCACCGGCGCCCGCTCACGTCGTTCCAAGTCACCGTGCTCGGTGACGGCGCCGTCTTCATCGGAATCGTCGCCAACCACGCCGTCGTGGACGGCACCTCCTTTTGGCACTTCTTCAACACCTGGGCCGCCATCTGCCGCGGCGAGTCGCCCAGGCTGCTGGACTTCCGCAGAAACTTCTTCGGAGACTCCACCGCCGTCCTCCGCTTCCCCGGCGGCGTCGGCCCGGCGGTGACCTTCGACGTGGACGCACCTCTCCGGGAGCGCGTCTTTCACTTCAGCGCGGACGCGATTCGCGAGATGAAGGCAATTGCCAACCGTCGCCCGAGCGGTGGCCACCACGCCGAGGTCTACGGCAAGATGGCGCAGGACCCGAAGAATCCCGGCGAGATCTCGTCGTTCCAGTCGCTGTGCGCGCAGATATGGCTCGCGGTGACGCGCGCCCGGAAACGCCTGGCGCCCGACGCGACGACCACGTTCCGAATGGCGGTGAACTGCCGGCACCGGCTGCGCCCGGCCATCTCCCCTGTTTACTTCGGCAACGCCATCCAGAGCGCCGTGACGACGGCGACGGTGTCCGAGCTGGCGCGGCACGATCTGCGGTGGGCGGCGGGCAAGCTGAACGCCAGCCTCGCGGCGTACGGCGACGGCGCGatccggcgcgcggcggcggcgtggcaggcCAAGCCCGGGTGCTTCCCGCTGGGCAACCCCGACGGGTCGGTGATCACGATGGGGAGCTCGAACCGGTTCCCGATGTACGACGGCAACGACTTCGGGTGGGGGCGGCCCCTCGCGGTGCGGAGCGGTCGCGCCAACAAGTTCGACGGCAAGATGTCGGCGTTCCCTgggcgcgccggcgacggcagcgTGGACATCGAGGTGTGCCTGCCGCCGGAGACCATGGCGGCGCTGCTCCGCGAcgccgagttcatgcagtaCGTGTCGTGCCCGTCGCACCTGTTGTGAGCTCCGTTGTGATCCTCCACCGTGCCGTGCGTGCGCGGGTGGGGCCGTCGGCCGTGACATGCCGGTGCGGCGCTGTTTGGATTGCTCGGCCGCCCTTGCCGTTCGGCATGCAGCAGCTGGTTGGTGCCAGGACACTGTATCCGTCTCGGTGTGCTCCGTGTTAGGTGGCAATTACTGTACTGGTGCTTGGGAATGACTAGCGCTTTAGGCTGCAAACTATGCATAGTGACTTAGTGAGTGAGCATGGAGATGAGCCATGTAACATTGTGTCAGAAATAAGTTTCTGAAATTGTTAGTGTTCAATCTTCAATGGTcttctaaaaaaaaatcttcaatGGTTGATCTTTGCTGTACTAGTTTGTGTCGGATCGTTTTGACGCTAGGTTGGAGCAACATGCCAGTTCTTGGGAGAGTGCTCTCATTTCTATTCTCCTTGCTGATCTTTGCGTGAATTCTACGATTTCTTTATATGTGGCATTGTTTCCACATAATCAATTCGCTCATTTCTTCTTCgtggcattttttttatttgcttcgTTGCAGGACAGCACGTGGCATGTTGGTTGCCACGTGGACCCGCAATACTCAAAGTCGGGCAAGTACTTAATTTCTAAAATAATAAAAACTATATTGCTGAATACTATGACAATAACAATCGTCCAAAAGAGAGGGAGCGGTATTATAGTTCTTAATTTTAGCACATGAGATAGTTGTTTCGTGAGCAATTgtgttgttttttttctctctctctctctctcacattACCTGAAACTGCATGAGATAATC
This genomic interval carries:
- the LOC120674424 gene encoding uncharacterized acetyltransferase At3g50280-like; this encodes MAQMISTMPMVDAAPAVSAIMPKLGQAACLDAPASGITVVSRQHVRPDAAWATGDLTLSVSDLPMLSCHYIQKGLFFPAPDLPMSSLVSLLASSLARALAAVPALAGRLVTLPDDRIVIRCNDAGVDFLHAVAPGLSLDDFLVTDADVPTKLTKDLFPMDRTVSYEGHRRPLTSFQVTVLGDGAVFIGIVANHAVVDGTSFWHFFNTWAAICRGESPRLLDFRRNFFGDSTAVLRFPGGVGPAVTFDVDAPLRERVFHFSADAIREMKAIANRRPSGGHHAEVYGKMAQDPKNPGEISSFQSLCAQIWLAVTRARKRLAPDATTTFRMAVNCRHRLRPAISPVYFGNAIQSAVTTATVSELARHDLRWAAGKLNASLAAYGDGAIRRAAAAWQAKPGCFPLGNPDGSVITMGSSNRFPMYDGNDFGWGRPLAVRSGRANKFDGKMSAFPGRAGDGSVDIEVCLPPETMAALLRDAEFMQYVSCPSHLL